The genomic stretch TTAGAGCCGCAGAGGCATCAGGAATAGGATCACTAGTCATGACAACAGTAGTCGAGAATAGAAGATGTGAATCAGCACGACGTTATTCTTCACATTCCAtggccttttgctcttcacTACTGACTGGAGTTACCACTACCTATCGGATCTCAAAGACATGTCCTAACTAACAAGCAAGAAACCCAGGCCATGATACCTCCACTATCCAGCAGTATAGCTCATAGAGCTCGACTGCGTTGGAGTGAATCGTCTTTCTTCAAAGCGTGATGGACTTTCCTCAAAAGAGTCATAAAAGTCGAGATAATGTTGTGTGTAGTATCACGATCCACCCCTGAGCTGACGGCGTCCCGCCAGCGCAGCCCAACCTCACAATGTGCGGCGATTTGCGGCAAATTGGGCCATTGTGTAGGACTTCAAAACACGCTTAAATCTGTTTTTAAATCTGGGATCGACTGTAATTTCAGCTAGTGATTACTCTTGTGGGGGTTACAATCTGTATTCTCACTCGGCAGACAAGGCTGCGTGGAATCTTTTCGGTTAGCTCCGTCCAAGAGCAGCTTCTACGTGATATTAGTGGCGAGGAAATAACATGGATATGCAGCCTATTGCCTAGCAGTGATGGTAGCTACAAAGTAACTATTCAGGCGCGTGCGTGAGTAGAGTCTCGACGCATAATGGAAGGGATAGGCTGAGCAACTTTTGGGATGAGATCTCGCTATGCGTACAAATACCATAAATGGTtagcaagaaaagaggatGCTATCTAGTGGGTAGTGCGTTTGCTAGCTCACAACAATGGATCCTATCTCACGAACCAAAGCCTCTTTCGGATGTAGAATGCGGCTCACTCACAGCCgagagaagcgaaaggcGAGGGCAAGAAGCGCACGTCCTGTAGATGCCAAACTATCTGCCATATGACTATTCACTGCGCCTTCAGACATCGATTCCGGATGTATATTTGGAAGGAAAGACTATAATATGACACGGCCTGCAGCAATGTCGAGAATTGCAACCCAACATGTATCGATCTACGGAGCACAGttgttttgcttgcttgcgcATTGATATCTTATACGATTATTAATACCTATTTGCCCATATTTGATATTTACCCAAGCTACTCCTGGTCCACATTGTCAACTAACTCCGGCCTATCTTTGCCGGTTTGATGAACTTTGCACGCCGGATATAGGCGTTTGCAAAGCCAGCTCAGCAAACTATCGCCAGTTAGTCCTCCAATAGGAGATGCTAACGCGTAACTCCATACCAGGGCGGTCTGCTAGTGACTATGCTTATCCTAATTTTCTCGTCGTGTCATAGGGATTCTTCACGCTCCACTTGTCAGATGGTTTGATGCTGGCGTGGCTTAGCCCATGATGACCATGACCGGCCCGCTTTCTAGGCTGATTCTAATTTTATACCAAGGGTTGCCAAATAGGATTCAGCTCTGCATTGGCGTCAAACGGATGGTGGCGGCTCATTTATTCTAGTATTATGGCGCCTTTCGCTGCAGAAATATTTACATCATATCATATACACTTGCTCTGCTCGCGTCTCGTcatttttgttgtttttgttaGAGTGGCATAATATCTGCGAAGAAAGTGTTTGCTCTCAACGTTGACTGTTTTCGTCTTTCATTCATTCGGTGTATTGCCATCTATTCGAAAATGGGCAAAGCAGGCCGCGTTGCGTGTATTGGGCTGCCATACCTATTAACAATAGGCTCATTGGTAGCCCTCATATTTGCGGGCATTGGATCTACTGATGAAGACTCTTCTACATTAAACAAGATTTACTTTATGAGAGTGAGTTTAGGTGCCTCACGGAGATGCCCCCTCGGCAAAAATTGCTAACCATCATCACAGGCTGATCTGTCAAATGTCACTGCGGCTGAAGCAAGTAATTTCGGAGACCGGCTACTGAATCTTACGTCGAATGCTATGAACAATGCTACAGAAGAGCTTGCCGCAGCCatcgaagaggcagagaaggcGTCTGAACTACGAGACTTTTACGACGTTGGCTTGTTCGGCTACTGCGAGGGAGAAAAGCACAGCGGCAGCTTTGACGTGGACTTTTGCAGCAAGCCCGTGGGCAGCTTCTGGTTCAATCCGCTTGTTGTCTGGCACTTGAACGTTAGCGGTGTTGACGATTTGTTCCCCTCTCACCTCCAGTCCAACTTGAAGACATACCAGAAGGTTTCTCACTGGATGTTTGTTGCGTACGTACTCGCATTTGCTACCATTGTTGTGCAACTGCTGGTGGGCATTTCGGCCATTTTCAGCCGTATTGGAAGCATCTTTACAACCATTGTGTCTGCGGTATGTCCAGATCCATCTTACTCAATCAACCACCTCGTCACTAACACCCACATCTCACAGGTCGCGACCGGTTTCCTCATTGCGGCAAACATCACCTCAACAGTTCTCTTTGCCACGCTCGTTGGCGTCTTCAATTCGTCGCTCAAGGAATATGGCGTAAAGTCTAGCTTGGGCGCCAACGCTTTTGCCGCGTCGTGGCTCGCTCTCGCCCTGTCCATGGTCAGCACATTCTTCTGGCTTTTCAGCTCATGTTGCTGCTCGGGCCGTACCGAAGCTCGACGCGCTCCCGTCCAGGGCAGTTACGAAAAGGTCGATTTCGGAAATGGCGGCGCAGCCTCTCATCACGGCCATACTTCTGCACCAGCACCTACTTTTGCAAACACCAACACTGCGTACGAACCCTATCGCCATCAAGGCTAACGGCCGTAATCTTTGTGTTGCAGAAATTACAcaatgtatatatataatatatccTTTTGTCTTAGAATAGAATTGCCGTTGATCTGGATTTGAGACTGGTTAGGTTCATTCCCGGTGGCAAGGTTTACTCGAGTTGCCCACCCTGTTCAATACTCTGGCGTCGGGTACATGTTGATGTTAGAGATTTTATACTTGATTATATCCCAAATAAACTACTTGTTTTAGTTCACGCATATATTGTACTGCCGTTCTCAAATCCTAGAGGGAATTGTCTTCTGCCTATGTTTGCTTGGACACCCTATAGCGCTAAATAGCCACGGCTCGCAGGGAGAACATGCTGACATGAGTTACGAGAATACTGTGAACTGATATGCTGATCGGCAACTAGTACTTTACCGTGTGTTAGTGTATTGTTATTGACTTGGCGTATATATAACCTTGGAATTTTAGACAAGTCTTGGTTGCAGATTCATCTTAATGCTGTGTATTGGTGTAAATCGGCTCAGCCCTACAAAGATCTGGATTGCAATACGGCCCCATTAACAAGGTGGGTACAGAGCTGCATGTAAGGAAACGAAACTAGAGGCTTTGTGATGTTAGGGTCCCTTGCTCACATCGTATTCCATCCACTGGTCAATGAGAGTTACAGTGGGGATTGTGAAATAGAATACGAACAAATTATGCATATTTAGACTTTCAGCaagttctcttttcttggTAGATCTCTATCAACTAGATTTGCGCTATGGCACATTTATCGCTTCCCTTTCCAAGCAGTTGCATATCCCTTTAAAGACGATATCCAACATTAAGCTCATGGCAGACTGAGTAAAAGATCCCTCAGCTTGGCAAAGTTAGGAGTGCCGAGTCCTGTAATCGGATCCCAGCCTTCAACGGCAGGAAACCCATCAGTACCACATCCATGATTCGCTCCCTCCGTGATGTCATCAAAAACTTCCGGATGACTGTACAGCACAGGGTTGAGGAAGCCAACTGATCCCTTTCCACTCTTGATTCTCTCGCCGTTAATCAGCGTAATCATGGCACCGAACAGTGGGCTTGCAGCTGAAGTACCACTAAAGGCCATGAAATCGCCTGCGAGTCCGGTAATGAAGCTTTGAGACGAGACGGCCAAGTCGGGGAATCCTCGCACTTGTTGCGTGTTGTTGTAAATAGAAGAGTTGTATCCGGGATCGTGGCTGGAATAGTATTCCGCAACAGCATTTGTTTGGTATGAAGGCAGGGCAAAGATGTTGCTGAAACCACCGCCAGATCCGAAATTATAAGCCGCCACCTGCTTGTCGGTGACGCTGCCGTTCTCAGGCAACGCACTGCCGCCAACTGAGGTAATCCAAGGGCAGGTTCCGGGCCACACTGCAGCATGGTTAGTGATCTAGAAACATTAAAGCAACATCTGAATACATATGCGTACTTGGGTTAAACCGGCCGTAATCGGCTCCTGGAGGTGTCCATGCACCATTTGGAAGAAGACATCTGCCGCTGATGCCTGACACGCCGGTATCTCCAGACGAAAATAGGACAGTCACTCCCATCAGCGCAAGCTTCATATACTCATTGCATTCGCGAGTTCTGTAGGAGATTGGGCGGTCGTTTTCATTGCTACCataagagatggaaatgacTTTGGTGGCATCGTACTTTCCACAATCAGGCTGGCCAAGATATTCTCCTGAGAGCTCGCCGTCATGAGGGTAAATTGCATCCCAGTCATGGTCATCGCCGCCTTCATACGTGCAATAGGCGCCATCGATAGCATCGAGGAAGTTGTTGTTAGTCGCCGGTTGGACAGGATCGTTATCGCCAACTTGGAAGAGCGTAACCGGTTGAGGGTGAACAAGACCAATTGCGTAACACAGATCAAGGTTTGACTCTCCACGAGTATCTACTGAAGAGTCATTCGAAAAGTAACCACCATCGATGCCGTCAATGATGGGTCCGGTGTTATTCGGAACATTGGAGGCGTATTTGGCATAAAAGACGTTTAAATCATCTTGGTTAAAGCTCTGAGGGGCAAATTCCACGATGCCATAGCTGTTGCCTTCAACAGCCTCGCCCGAGTCCGGTAGGCCGTATCTATAATGTGTTAGGAAGAAATCCAACTTCAACAGAAATGTTAAGAGTCTTACATTGCTCGTAAACAAGCAGGTGTTGTTGTCTCACTGCAGTTGGCAAGAGAGCTGGGATGCGGCACAGAGTCGAGAACCCGAAACTTGGGACTAAAGGTGTCTCGGCGGCTAAGCCCACGGCTGCTCGCTGCAAGGCCTCTGGTCTCAAATTGAATTGTCGGCATGATCAAGTCAATGTTGGGTTGAATATCCTCCGGAACGCTATACGATTCGCAGGCAACCACTTCGACGCTTTCTTCCTCGTTCCTATAGGTGTAGTAAGTTGTGTCTAGTAGCTTCTCGGCAACGGCTACTGTCGTGTTGAACTTGAGCCAGTTTCGACCGGCGGTTGGCTTGATGCGATTGCCATTGATTCCACCTTGTCGTAGCCACTGCATAGTCTCAGATATGACCTCTTGTGGCGCGGCGAATAGGTCAACGACCTGTTGTGCGGAAAGGAATTTGCCATATTTCTCAGACTTGGGGTGGGAAATCTGATTGGCGAGATCTTCGGCGTGCTCAAGGTTGCTCTGCTTCAGGCCAATACGGAGTTCAATCGCTGTATCAGGAACTGCACGGCCGAGTTTTGTCCATTCGGGAGGGACTtggtctctcttctcatgcACCACCGACGCTCCCTGGGCGATTGAGGATAGGCCAATGGCCACGGCGGTAGATAGTGTCGATAGCTTCATTGTATTAGAGGACGATGATACTACTTGAGAGCAGGCATCGAAATACAACGGCGCAACGCTTGTTTATACTGATGCTGTTGCTATACACACCGCAACACGACCCAGGCTTGTTGCTGTGCATGGAAATCTCGTATTTAAAGGTGGATTATATCGAAAACAGCATTTGAACATGGGCCTGTAATTACTGATTATAGATAGGGCAACTCGTATTTCCCTAGTATGGGTCGGCAAACAGGGTTGCTATTCGTGCGATTTGGCGAATAGTATTACTAGCAGGATACTATTTGTCCAGCATAGTGGCATGCCAAGAGCAGCTCCATTTGCGATCTTCAGCCATACTGTAGGTGTGCAGCGACAGGGTTGTTACGGCTGTCAGGGTATTTTGAGAAGAATTTCAGTGGCTCGACTCTTACATGTGATTACTATTCGTTGAAATAATTTCTCCGGCGACAaatgatgagatgaggtAACCAGTTCTGCGGGAGCATTCACCTTGTCAAACATAATTCAGTACTATAGCGTCAAAATGGGCTCCAATGCTTCATGTTTGTATAATTCACTGTAAGCCTTACTCTTACTTGCGAACAAAACTTGCTGGGCTTAATATTTAACAAAAGTTAGAGAAAGTGCCGGAAGAACTACTGCGCTTATTACAAGGTCACGCATTGTAAGCAACTGCTGTCTTCTAGCACATGCTACTTTGCGTCTTCGACGAAAGACTTACCGTGATGTCTTCCAAAAAGTGTTGTGCGGGAAAGCAACGAGATGATAATATTCTTTGCACCAAGCACTGTGTCCGATTGTGCCATAAATGTTTGGAAGAGATTTATTAGTTTAGGCTTAGTTAAAAGACATCAAAGCTACGAGATGAGTTTTGCCTAACCTGTATTTGGTTCCCAGAGATACTGCCATTCGTACAAATCTCAAGATAGTGCGCCTTTATCTTGTAGAGCGGGCTCATATGTGagatgcagctgcttggTCGGCCATTCGTGTACCTTGTACAACCAGAAGGCCAACTTTGCGTGATTAATTGACCACTTCTTGGGTACACGATGGAACCCTTTTCCAAAAAACCGTCTACTTCTGGATTTAGGGAGCATATAGTCATCTTTGACGAAGTAAATGTAAATATAACTACCCCAAAAGGTGTCACTGAAAGTGGAACCAACGGGTATCTAGGCACGAGAAATGGACGAGCTTAACTCGCATGACTATTTGCAACCTAAGCGGACATCTTCGGACCTCCGAGTCTCTCATACACGTCAAGGCCTTGAAAGATTTCGGGTGTAACGAATCCCCTGATGCCATTGCGTGGTGTGTTCATGCCGTTGCCTCTCTTAAGAAGGCCATCGACAAGGCTTTTGGCATGCTCTTCGCCGGAACGCCCGATGCCGAGTTCATAAATCCTCTCGCAGTAATTCCGAGCAGCATCTTTTCCCTTTAGTCATAGGAAAAGACAGAATTCGCATTTGTGATAGGTCCGTATGTAGCACCAGAACCTTTCAGAGCTCTGCTCATGTGCCATGTGTGCCTCAGAACTGGGGCTAGTGAAGCAGAGAATCACTTTTCTGGCGCGAATGGTTTACAGCGCATTTAATCCAGCAAGCTGAGTTTCCATTCTACCATACTGAATTCAAGAACGTCGATTTCTTCGACCTCAGTAAGATCGAGGAAGAGGTGCATATCAGCCGTCATTTGTTCGACTGTGAAAGCAATGAGTCTGGTGCTTGCTTCAAACCCCATTAGGGTAGCCACAAAGAATGATGCTGCGACTCCTTATAATGGTGTCGACAATATAGGATCCTAGTGATCCATTGCTAATCTGAAATGgcccaagaagagcaacaaggTCCTGTATTTCAATTCGACGGGAGCATAATTGATCCTGTTGAGGGCCCGAACATATAAAACTTTGGCTGTCTGATGAGTTAACATCGAGCTGGCCTTTTGTCGCAAAGAGTATAAAATAGGATAGATATTTATACTAATAGAGTTTTTAGAATACGCGTGGCTTTTGTTGGCCTGTGCACTCCCGTCGTCGTTCGGCAAAAGGGCATCGTGGCAGTGCAGGCCCCGTCAAAGAAACAGCCTCGGTGAATGATcagttggagttggaggaaAACTTCAAATGTGGCATTGAATGGCCATAAAGGGCATTGCATTAACAACACCATGATGCTgcgcctctccctcttctttttcctgccTTAAACCCGCACACCCTCCTTGTGCCCTGTCGAGTACTTTGTGAGTTATTAAGACAGGGGATAGAGAGTCACGCGGGCCATGTGCCCAAAGAACTATTTACAACGACAAGTGTCCTTTGAACCAACAGAATTGTAACAGAAAATGCTACTAAAGTAAGCTCGTAAAGAGAGGCTGAATAAATAGCCTTTTGTGCGTAGATATCGCAG from Trichoderma atroviride chromosome 3, complete sequence encodes the following:
- a CDS encoding uncharacterized protein (EggNog:ENOG41~TransMembrane:4 (o12-31i163-185o191-223i235-259o)), whose protein sequence is MGKAGRVACIGLPYLLTIGSLVALIFAGIGSTDEDSSTLNKIYFMRADLSNVTAAEASNFGDRLLNLTSNAMNNATEELAAAIEEAEKASELRDFYDVGLFGYCEGEKHSGSFDVDFCSKPVGSFWFNPLVVWHLNVSGVDDLFPSHLQSNLKTYQKVSHWMFVAYVLAFATIVVQLLVGISAIFSRIGSIFTTIVSAVATGFLIAANITSTVLFATLVGVFNSSLKEYGVKSSLGANAFAASWLALALSMVSTFFWLFSSCCCSGRTEARRAPVQGSYEKVDFGNGGAASHHGHTSAPAPTFANTNTAYEPYRHQG
- a CDS encoding uncharacterized protein (MEROPS:MER0005329~SECRETED:SignalP(1-20)); translated protein: MKLSTLSTAVAIGLSSIAQGASVVHEKRDQVPPEWTKLGRAVPDTAIELRIGLKQSNLEHAEDLANQISHPKSEKYGKFLSAQQVVDLFAAPQEVISETMQWLRQGGINGNRIKPTAGRNWLKFNTTVAVAEKLLDTTYYTYRNEEESVEVVACESYSVPEDIQPNIDLIMPTIQFETRGLAASSRGLSRRDTFSPKFRVLDSVPHPSSLANCSETTTPACLRAIYGLPDSGEAVEGNSYGIVEFAPQSFNQDDLNVFYAKYASNVPNNTGPIIDGIDGGYFSNDSSVDTRGESNLDLCYAIGLVHPQPVTLFQVGDNDPVQPATNNNFLDAIDGAYCTYEGGDDHDWDAIYPHDGELSGEYLGQPDCGKYDATKVISISYGSNENDRPISYRTRECNEYMKLALMGVTVLFSSGDTGVSGISGRCLLPNGAWTPPGADYGRFNPMWPGTCPWITSVGGSALPENGSVTDKQVAAYNFGSGGGFSNIFALPSYQTNAVAEYYSSHDPGYNSSIYNNTQQVRGFPDLAVSSQSFITGLAGDFMAFSGTSAASPLFGAMITLINGERIKSGKGSVGFLNPVLYSHPEVFDDITEGANHGCGTDGFPAVEGWDPITGLGTPNFAKLRDLLLSLP